The following coding sequences are from one Acidobacteriota bacterium window:
- the mobC gene encoding plasmid mobilization relaxosome protein MobC: protein MARPRKPEAELRSRTIGVRVNTAEAAEIAERAGAARMTTGGYMRKRALGQPVREAVVLRLGARERVELHRIGVNLNQIARALNSGASAPSGTLEAVERVGELAAGLLSGEALDR, encoded by the coding sequence CGAACTTCGCAGCCGCACGATCGGCGTGCGCGTCAACACCGCCGAGGCCGCGGAGATCGCCGAGCGTGCCGGAGCGGCCCGCATGACGACGGGCGGCTACATGCGCAAGAGGGCGCTGGGGCAGCCGGTCCGCGAGGCGGTCGTTCTCCGTCTCGGCGCACGGGAGCGGGTCGAACTCCACCGGATCGGCGTCAATCTAAACCAGATCGCCCGCGCCCTGAACTCCGGGGCTTCCGCTCCTTCCGGTACGCTGGAGGCGGTCGAGCGGGTGGGCGAGCTTGCTGCCGGTCTCCTGAGCGGCGAGGCGCTGGACCGGTGA